In Xenopus laevis strain J_2021 chromosome 2S, Xenopus_laevis_v10.1, whole genome shotgun sequence, a genomic segment contains:
- the col8a2.S gene encoding collagen alpha-2(VIII) chain: MSLGGGTLVFLMAAMGSVSGGGPAGGGYYQMKYVNPMVKGPLGPPFREGKGQYLDRPPISPDLKGEPGPAGKPGPRGPQGPPGQPGKPGVGKPGLQGQPGPVGAPGLSGIGKPGLSGMPGKIGPKGLPGSKGEPGIHGEQGPRGMPGPPGIPGPSGIASNGKPGVQGAPGQPGIKGEPGPKGESGPHGEKGIKGEAGIGKAGIPGPRGAGGPPGPMGPPGQPGNGKPGLVGLPGAPGEKGVVGPPGGPGIAGLPGPQGPPGKSGVDGVGKPGLDGLPGLPGHLGPKGEPGIRGLPGLPGPPGYGKPGLPGLKGDRGPSGIPGGIGEKGEPGLFGEPGTQGPQGIAGPPGLPGSMGLPGKNGLPGLKGDIGPSGPPGPAGVPGNQGLNGLPGKAGFPGERGLPGLLGHQGPTGPKGEAGQIGLPGIPGNAGGLGSKGESGMPGQPGPRGTAGIPGLQGSAGPIGPQGLPGLKGEPGVPGAPGNGINGQPGPAGPNGPPGVPGPSGLNGPPGLPGPPGPPGPPGVYGNGEIAGLHLPDGVKGTSLGQEKPQFGSPDGSIKTSPAFTAILSTPFPPSGLPIKFDRTLYNGHNAYNTATGIFTCSLPGIYYFAYHVHVKGTNIWVALYKNNVPATYTYDEYKKGYMDQASGSAVLELKENDKVWIQMPSDQANGLYSTEYIHSSFSGFLLCPT; the protein is encoded by the exons ATGTCCCTGGGAGGTGGAACATTAGTGTTTTTAATGGCAGCAATGGGTTCGGTATCTGGAGGAGGTCCAGCAGGTGGTGGTTATTACCAAATGAAATATGTAAATCCAATGGTCAAGGGACCTCTTGGCCCTCCATTCAGAGAAGGCAAAGGACAGTATTTAG ATAGACCACCCATCTCTCCAGACCTCAAGGGAGAGCCAGGACCAGCAGGGAAACCTGGTCCAAGAGGACCACAAGGACCACCAGGGCAACCAGGAAAGCCAGGGGTGGGAAAGCCTGGATTACAAGGACAACCAGGTCCTGTTGGTGCTCCTGGCCTTTCTGGCATAGGTAAACCAGGATTGTCAGGAATGCCTGGCAAAATAGGCCCCAAAGGACTACCTGGCAGCAAAGGAGAGCCTGGAATACATGGAGAACAAGGGCCTAGAGGAATGCCTGGACCTCCAGGTATTCCTGGGCCATCTGGCATTGCTTCTAATGGAAAACCAGGTGTTCAAGGAGCACCAGGGCAACCTGGTATAAAAGGTGAGCCTGGACCCAAGGGTGAGTCAGGACCACATGGTGAAAAAGGCATCAAAGGTGAAGCAGGCATTGGAAAAGCTGGAATACCAGGACCACGAGGAGCTGGGGGGCCACCTGGACCAATGGGACCACCTGGGCAACCCGGGAATGGAAAACCAGGACTTGTTGGGTTACCTGGAGCCCCAGGAGAAAAGGGAGTTGTTGGTCCCCCTGGGGGTCCAGGTATAGCAGGCCTCCCTGGGCCACAGGGGCCCCCAGGAAAATCAGGGGTGGATGGTGTTGGAAAACCTGGTTTAGATGGATTACCAGGTTTGCCAGGGCATTTAGGTCCAAAGGGTGAACCAGGGATAAGGGGTTTGCCAGGGTTGCCGGGGCCACCAGGTTATGGTAAACCAGGTCTTCCGGGTTTAAAGGGCGATCGTGGCCCCTCTGGAATTCCAGGAGGAATAGGTGAAAAAGGAGAGCCAGGTTTATTTGGGGAACCTGGTACTCAGGGGCCACAAGGTATAGCAGGTCCTCCAGGACTTCCTGGGTCAATGGGATTACCTGGTAAAAATGGTCTTCCTGGTTTAAAAGGTGATATAGGACCAAGTGGGCCACCAGGACCAGCAGGAGTTCCAGGAAATCAGGGCCTCAATGGGTTACCAGGTAAGGCTGGCTTTCCAGGTGAAAGAGGGCTTCCTGGCTTACTGGGGCACCAAGGTCCAACAGGGCCTAAAGGGGAAGCTGGGCAAATAGGGCTCCCAGGTATCCCAGGAAATGCAGGTGGTTTAGGATCAAAGGGTGAATCAGGAATGCCAGGGCAACCAGGTCCCCGAGGTACAGCAGGAATTCCCGGATTACAAGGGTCAGCTGGTCCTATTGGTCCCCAGGGACTTCCAGGATTAAAGGGAGAACCCGGTGTTCCTGGAGCTCCTGGCAATGGAATCAATGGTCAGCCAGGTCCCGCTGGGCCCAATGGACCACCTGGAGTTCCAGGTCCATCTGGGTTAAATGGGCCACCAGGGCTACCAGGGCCACCTGGCCCACCAGGACCACCTGGGGTTTATGGCAATGGTGAAATTGCAGGCCTCCACTTGCCAGATGGTGTTAAAGGTACATCTTTGGGGCAGGAAAAGCCCCAGTTTGGCTCTCCTGATGGGTCTATTAAAACATCTCCCGCATTCACTGCTATCTTATCTACACCATTCCCACCTTCTGGCTTACCCATTAAATTTGATAGGACTTTATACAATGGACATAATGCTTACAACACAGCCACAGGAATATTTACTTGTTCGTTGCCAGGAATCTATTACTTTGCTTACCATGTTCATGTCAAAGGCACCAACATCTGGGTTGCTTTGTACAAGAACAATGTACCTGCTACATACACCTATGATGAATATAAAAAAGGATACATGGACCAAGCTTCTGGAAGTGCAGTTCTGGAACTTAAAGAAAATGACAAAGTGTGGATCCAGATGCCATCAGACCAAGCCAATGGATTGTATTCAACAGAATATATTCACTCTTCTTTTTCTGGATTCCTCCTTTGTCCCACATAA